The Megalobrama amblycephala isolate DHTTF-2021 linkage group LG16, ASM1881202v1, whole genome shotgun sequence genome includes the window CTGCAGACTGTCAGCAGCTCTTCTGTAACAGTTTTGTGAACTTATGGATCGCTGGAAAGGCAGGGTTGCTCTTGTCACTGGTGCTTCAGTGGGAATCGGAGCTGCAATCGCAAAGTCTCTTGTGCAGCATGGCATGAAGTTGGTCGGATGTGCCAGAAATGTGAAGCAAATTGAGGTAATTTGCATTATGCATTTGTAGCAGAGGATTAAAGGTTTGCGTATGATGAAGTACACGAATGAATAATGCATGGCTTGAAACAAGCAGTCAAACAGTGAGAATGTGTGTGGTGGGTCACCATTGATTCATTATTGATAACCTTTCTGCTTACTTGTTAAAGTTTGACAGCGCCCTGGTCATTTAATGGAGAAAAAAGCAGcgtgaacatttttcaaaatttacacaataaaaagtcatacaggtttaaaagAACATGATTAGGATTCGTCATTAAGCCAACAATTAAAATGCTTTAtaacatttcatatttcttATATAGGTTTATCATGCTACAGGGAACAATGTGTTTATATGGACCAAGTTCTAAAACTTAGTTTAATAATTAACCTCATGATTTTTTATGCTTGGTCTGTTATTTGCTGTTCCTCTGCCAATGGTTTTGAGCTTTGACCCTTacaaataaaggttctttattggcatctatggttccatcaagaacctttaacatccatggaatctttccattccacaaaaggttctttatagtgaaaaaaaaaagttctttagatttttagaatgttcttcacactaagaaaaaaaggttctttttagaactgttcactgaaaggttctgtTAGGGAACCAAacatggttcttctatggcattgctgtgaaaacccccttttggaacctttatttttaagagtgttcaTGAAATTTAAATTTCAAAGTGTTTTCCTTTCACAGAAATTGGCAGCAGAATGTGTCAGTAGTGGATTCAGTCGCACTCTGTTCCCATATAAATGTGATCTGTCTGTAGAGGATGAAGTGTTATCCATGTTCTCCTGGATCAAAGTTCAACATCAGGGCATTGACGTGTGCATTAATAATGCTGGTTTGGCTCTTCCAGAGCCTCTATTGAGTGGCAAAACCAGTGGCTGGAGGACTATGATGGATGTAAGTAACTCACCATAAACAAATAAGCAGGTAGGGCGAGTGGGGTATAgccatttttaataatgtagtCCTCAAGATAAGGGAAAATGAAGCAGAAGTACGATGAAAGTATCTAAAGCAATTTCAGGATGCTGCCTATCACTTTAAATGATCAGAATACATCTATGACAAAGGGTTCTAAAAATATGGCTTCTTATAAAAAAAGTGTTCCTATGGCTCAATTTAGCCCAGGTTAGATCCGAGTCAGTGGGTAAATTGCACACTGGCCATCAAATCTGAATCAAACCCATATGAAACTGCAAAGATAATTTACCtcttttaaaaactattttaataatatttctgtgtacaaataatcatattttttaaataaatgataggTGGTTCCATAATgtatggtcacatgacaataaaagTGTACAGTTGCCAagtggctcatcttaccccactcacCCCTATTCCTGCCAACATGAAGAATGTGTGATGTTAGTCATctcaaaatgttcaaatttTCAGGTGAATGTCTTTGGCCTGTCAGTGTGCACCCGTGAGGCTTACCAGtccatgaaagaaagaaatattgaTGATGGCCatatcattaatattaatgGGTACTATAATGTCTTATTGGAAATTTTCGCAAATTTTTTCCGCATTTATATTCCTATACCAGTGCCAGGCACCAGAGCATCCACTATCTTTAAATATCTTCCTATGTTTTAGTATGTGTGGACATCACGTCCTCCACAATGCCGATCTACACTTCTACACTGCCAGCAAATATGCCGTGACTGCTCTGACTGAAGGTCTGCGACAAGAGTTACGCCAGGCCAAAACCCACATACGTGCCACAGTAAGAGCAGGAAGAactttatttatgaaaatgattatTGTGTGTGAATTTTCAAAGAACTAATATTGCTCTTTCTTTAACAATCTATAAGTCCTGGTTTAGTGGAGATGGAGTTAACCTACCGGCTTTTTAGTCAAAACCAAGAAAAGGCTGCAGCTACCTATAAAAGTATGAAGGTATAGACAAACCCTGATGCTTGTCTGATTCTTGAGCATTTTGTAGGTCATTGTTTccctttataatatttaaatatcatatttaCAGGGTCTGCAAGCAGATGACATTGCAAATGCAGTGGTGTATGTCCTCAGTGCAAATCCTCATGTTCAAGTAAGCTGGAGAAAACTATCTGCAGCATTAGCATTAATGTTTGCTGTCTTTCAGCAATATTAATTCACACTTTTTTGTTGTAGTATATCCACATATTTTTAAGGATTAAACTtgatttaataatttaacactaatgtatttttttctttgctttttgtAGATTAGTGACATTCAGATGAGACCAGTGGAGCAGTTGACATAAACTGAGCAGATAAACATGATCAAGTGCCAGTATCAAGGATCAACGTCCACAGATGATCACAGACGTGTCCAATATAATCAAATGCTATGATGTGAATTATTGTCAAGTCACGACTATGAGGCAGAAAACACTGTCTCATcatgatgtttgtttttattttaactgaAATGATTTGAGAAAATATGATAGCTTTAATGATTACATTAATGTGATAAATACTTTAGGTGCTTTTCTAATAGctctttctgttttttattttttgtatttttatttatttattatttttttatttttttttttgtaatgtaatatCAAGGATATAATAAAgtctatttattattatttttacctcACAAACGTGGTTTTATCTTATGTATTGGAACCTACGTGTTCCcacgtttttattttaaagagttCTTAAGTATTGTCCAGAAGGGAAACGAAAGCAAAGGTCAAATACTTATCACTGGACGAGACGCTTTTAGGGTCATTTCAAACGCAAGCGTCAGTTGTTGTTTTGGACACAGAGGTGTTGTTTGCCGcaaaattaatttttctgtCGTACTTCAGGAATATTTTCTTCTGGGTGTCACTGATGATAGCCAAAATaagacagcagcagcagcagcacattTGAACAGTGTGTTGCTCACTTTGACTTATGGATCTTGATTTgc containing:
- the LOC125249628 gene encoding dehydrogenase/reductase SDR family member 11-like, encoding MDRWKGRVALVTGASVGIGAAIAKSLVQHGMKLVGCARNVKQIEKLAAECVSSGFSRTLFPYKCDLSVEDEVLSMFSWIKVQHQGIDVCINNAGLALPEPLLSGKTSGWRTMMDVNVFGLSVCTREAYQSMKERNIDDGHIININGMCGHHVLHNADLHFYTASKYAVTALTEGLRQELRQAKTHIRATAISPGLVEMELTYRLFSQNQEKAAATYKSMKGLQADDIANAVVYVLSANPHVQISDIQMRPVEQLT